The Streptomyces sp. SS1-1 genome has a segment encoding these proteins:
- a CDS encoding LacI family DNA-binding transcriptional regulator encodes MNAAPTVYDVAERSGVSIATVSRVYRNPDSVRAATRERVLAAARELGYVPSGNARGLASRSTGVLGLCFPDYADPDTADIEDDDAAMLYSDQIIRGMERAARRHGYALLIAASLEGGPESLVAKVAGRVDGFAVLARTVPTEELEVISRRQPVVMLAGPRADPSLDHLDHVEVANEDGQYELTRHLLHDHGLRRLAYVGVDDTSPDVEARFRGFRRACAEAGADTGTDPALRMPMMTQAEGARAADLLCDTDTDTDADGERPEAFVFANDQMAVGALQALERRGVRVPDDVVVTGFDGIPLSRLVRPSLTTVRQPMVRLGEQAAELLIGRLRGQSGDEPVSLVLPVSVARRASCGCADTAAGAFGAV; translated from the coding sequence GTGAACGCCGCACCCACGGTGTACGACGTCGCCGAGCGCTCCGGCGTGTCCATCGCGACCGTGTCCCGGGTCTACCGCAACCCCGACTCCGTACGCGCCGCCACCCGCGAGCGCGTCCTTGCCGCCGCCCGCGAACTGGGCTACGTGCCGAGCGGCAACGCGCGGGGTCTCGCCAGCCGGTCCACCGGAGTCCTCGGCCTCTGCTTCCCCGACTACGCGGACCCGGACACCGCGGACATCGAGGACGACGACGCCGCGATGCTCTACTCCGACCAGATCATCCGCGGCATGGAACGCGCCGCCCGCCGCCACGGCTACGCCCTGCTGATCGCCGCCTCGCTCGAAGGCGGCCCGGAGAGCCTCGTGGCCAAGGTCGCCGGCCGCGTCGACGGCTTCGCGGTGCTCGCGCGGACCGTCCCGACCGAGGAACTGGAGGTCATCTCCCGCCGCCAGCCCGTCGTCATGCTCGCCGGACCGCGCGCCGACCCCTCCCTCGACCACCTCGACCACGTGGAGGTGGCCAACGAGGACGGCCAGTACGAACTGACCCGGCACCTCCTCCACGACCACGGGCTGCGCCGCCTCGCCTACGTCGGCGTCGACGACACGTCCCCGGACGTCGAGGCCCGCTTCCGGGGCTTCCGGCGCGCCTGTGCGGAGGCGGGGGCCGACACCGGGACGGACCCCGCGCTGCGGATGCCGATGATGACGCAGGCGGAGGGCGCCCGCGCGGCGGACCTGCTGTGCGACACCGACACCGACACCGACGCCGACGGCGAACGGCCCGAGGCCTTCGTCTTCGCCAACGACCAGATGGCCGTGGGCGCCCTCCAGGCCCTGGAACGCCGGGGGGTACGGGTGCCGGACGACGTGGTCGTCACCGGGTTCGACGGCATCCCGCTCAGCCGGCTGGTCCGGCCCTCCCTCACCACGGTCCGACAGCCGATGGTGCGCCTGGGCGAACAGGCCGCCGAACTGCTGATCGGACGATTGCGCGGCCAGAGCGGCGACGAGCCGGTCTCCCTCGTCCTGCCGGTCAGCGTCGCCCGCCGGGCGAGCTGCGGCTGCGCCGACACGGCGGCGGGGGCGTTCGGCGCGGTGTGA
- a CDS encoding MFS transporter, with translation MSGTAAEARRRDAARARRVLAPLALAQFICSFAGSNMNVMINDISDDLDTTVQGVQVAITIFLLVMAALMIPGGKLTDKWGRKRCLLAGLVVYGVGAVLSAAAPGLGVLILGNSILEGVGTALLIPPVYILTTLLFTDTGSRARAFGAIMAMGGVGAAAGPLIGGLITSAISWRAAFVFQALVIVLIVVLSRGIDDPLPPDPARPFDTVGALLSAAGLVLLVTGILAVDDNGWLALALLLAGAAVLTAFLAWVRRREHVGREALLSTALFRDRTSNLGLLTQNTQWLILMGVSFTVAAYLQVVRGYDAIGTGVIFTAATLGILVTSLAAEKLARRHAQRTLVMAGFVVTVVGIAVLLTLVAWQPGAWAFAPGLLLIGSGLGVMLTPSVNVVQSCFPESRQGEISGLSRSVSNLGSSLGTAVAGTILVSGLSKGGYAASMAALAVVGLGGLTAAALLPRTGGPAAAGADTATPPDASRQ, from the coding sequence ATGTCAGGGACGGCGGCGGAGGCCAGGCGACGAGACGCGGCGCGGGCGCGCCGGGTGCTCGCCCCGCTGGCGCTGGCGCAGTTCATCTGCAGCTTCGCCGGCTCCAACATGAACGTGATGATCAACGACATCAGCGACGACCTGGACACCACCGTGCAGGGCGTCCAGGTGGCGATCACGATCTTTCTGCTCGTGATGGCCGCGCTGATGATCCCCGGCGGGAAGCTGACCGACAAGTGGGGGCGCAAGCGCTGCCTGCTCGCAGGGCTCGTGGTCTACGGCGTCGGGGCGGTGCTCAGCGCGGCCGCGCCCGGGCTGGGCGTGCTCATCCTCGGCAACTCGATCCTGGAGGGCGTGGGTACCGCGCTGCTGATCCCGCCGGTCTACATCCTGACCACCCTCCTGTTCACCGACACGGGGTCACGGGCGCGCGCGTTCGGCGCGATCATGGCGATGGGCGGGGTCGGGGCGGCCGCCGGACCGCTGATCGGCGGTCTGATCACGAGCGCGATCAGCTGGCGGGCGGCGTTCGTCTTCCAGGCGCTGGTGATCGTCCTGATCGTGGTGCTCAGCCGCGGGATCGACGACCCCCTGCCACCCGATCCCGCCCGCCCCTTCGACACGGTCGGTGCCCTGCTGTCGGCGGCGGGCCTCGTGCTGCTGGTGACGGGCATCCTGGCCGTCGACGACAACGGCTGGCTGGCCCTGGCCCTGCTGCTGGCCGGCGCGGCCGTGCTCACCGCCTTCCTCGCCTGGGTGCGCCGCCGCGAGCACGTCGGCCGGGAAGCGCTGCTGTCGACGGCACTGTTCCGCGACCGCACCTCGAACCTGGGGCTGCTCACGCAGAACACGCAGTGGCTCATCCTGATGGGAGTGTCGTTCACCGTCGCCGCCTATCTGCAGGTGGTGCGCGGCTACGACGCGATCGGGACGGGGGTCATCTTCACCGCCGCGACCCTCGGCATCCTCGTCACCTCGCTGGCCGCCGAGAAGCTGGCCCGGCGCCACGCGCAGCGCACCCTCGTCATGGCGGGCTTCGTCGTGACGGTCGTCGGCATCGCCGTGCTGCTGACGCTTGTCGCCTGGCAACCCGGGGCCTGGGCGTTCGCCCCCGGTCTGCTGCTGATCGGGTCGGGTCTCGGCGTGATGCTCACCCCGTCGGTGAACGTGGTCCAGTCGTGCTTCCCGGAGTCGCGGCAAGGGGAGATCTCCGGCCTGTCGCGGAGCGTCTCCAACCTCGGCTCCTCCCTCGGCACGGCCGTGGCGGGCACGATCCTGGTGTCCGGGCTCAGCAAGGGCGGGTACGCGGCGTCCATGGCGGCGCTCGCCGTCGTCGGCCTGGGCGGGCTGACCGCAGCGGCCCTGCTTCCCCGCACCGGCGGGCCCGCTGCCGCCGGAGCGGATACGGCGACTCCGCCGGACGCCTCCCGGCAGTGA
- a CDS encoding glycoside hydrolase family 15 protein, which yields MHDYPPIADHGLVGDLQTAALIAADGTVDWWCTPRFDSPSVFASLLDSDRGGFCRLAADLGDDVTVRQLYLPDTAVLITRFMAPSGVGEVADFMPPVTTPSPVARHRLIRIVRVVRGSMPFELICRPRFDYGRAPHTLTRHDDGSVLFRGPGTDLHLQATDQVALHPDGTDVSARFTLRAGERAAVLLTAESGEPGALSGRPGGTPLSVDMAGSELEACTAFWLDWLRASRYRGRWHEMVTRSAITLKLLTYAPTGAPIAAATMGLPEQIGGERNWDYRYTWVRDASLSVRALTGLGFVTEADAFRRWLRDRLDAGGTASGEPLQIMYRVDGEPHLTEEVLDHFEGYRRSAPVRAGNAAADQIQLDIYGEAAYALAEADDIGAVRGWHAFARVIDWLTDHWDRPDEGIWETRGGRQDFTYSRLMTWVAFDRAVTLATRHSRPGDIDRWRAARDAVLRQLIDCGWNEKRKAFVQHYDTDVLDASLLLMPKVGFLTPTDPDWLTTLDAMDGELVSDSLVYRYDPAASPDGLRGSEGTFNLCSFLYVEALARAGRLTQARYAFSKMLTYANHVGLFAEEIGPSGEQLGNFPQAFTHLALIDAALALDEELDRAAGRPG from the coding sequence GTGCACGACTACCCCCCGATCGCCGACCACGGTCTGGTCGGCGATCTGCAGACCGCGGCGCTGATCGCCGCCGACGGCACCGTCGACTGGTGGTGCACGCCCCGGTTCGACTCCCCCAGCGTGTTCGCCTCACTGCTCGACAGCGACCGTGGGGGCTTCTGCCGGCTGGCCGCCGATCTCGGCGACGACGTCACCGTGCGCCAGCTCTACCTGCCGGACACCGCCGTACTCATCACGCGATTCATGGCGCCGAGCGGGGTCGGCGAGGTGGCCGACTTCATGCCGCCTGTCACCACGCCGTCGCCCGTCGCCCGGCACCGGCTGATCAGGATCGTGCGGGTGGTCCGCGGAAGCATGCCCTTCGAGCTGATCTGCCGGCCCCGCTTCGACTACGGCAGGGCCCCGCACACGCTGACCCGCCACGACGACGGATCGGTGCTGTTCCGTGGTCCGGGCACGGACCTTCATCTGCAGGCCACGGACCAGGTCGCCCTGCACCCGGACGGCACGGACGTCTCCGCCCGCTTCACCCTGCGAGCCGGTGAACGCGCCGCCGTGCTGCTGACCGCCGAGTCCGGCGAGCCGGGCGCGCTGAGCGGGCGCCCCGGAGGCACGCCCCTGTCCGTCGACATGGCCGGCTCGGAGCTCGAGGCCTGCACGGCGTTCTGGCTGGACTGGCTGCGCGCCTCGCGCTACCGCGGCCGTTGGCACGAGATGGTCACCCGCTCCGCCATCACCCTCAAACTCCTCACCTACGCGCCCACCGGCGCCCCGATCGCCGCCGCCACGATGGGCCTGCCCGAGCAGATCGGAGGGGAGCGCAACTGGGACTACCGCTACACCTGGGTCCGCGACGCGTCGCTGTCGGTGCGTGCCCTGACCGGCCTCGGGTTCGTCACGGAGGCCGACGCCTTCCGCCGGTGGCTTCGCGACCGCCTGGACGCCGGCGGCACCGCCTCCGGGGAGCCGCTGCAGATCATGTACCGCGTCGACGGCGAACCGCACCTCACCGAGGAGGTGCTCGACCACTTCGAGGGCTACCGGCGTTCGGCCCCGGTACGGGCCGGCAACGCGGCGGCCGACCAGATCCAGCTGGACATCTACGGCGAGGCCGCCTACGCCCTAGCTGAGGCTGACGACATCGGCGCCGTCCGCGGCTGGCACGCCTTCGCGCGCGTCATCGACTGGCTCACCGACCACTGGGACCGGCCGGACGAGGGCATCTGGGAGACACGAGGCGGCCGTCAGGACTTCACGTACAGCCGCCTGATGACGTGGGTGGCCTTCGACCGCGCCGTCACCCTGGCCACCCGCCACTCCCGCCCCGGCGACATCGACCGCTGGCGGGCCGCACGCGACGCCGTCCTGCGGCAGCTCATCGACTGCGGCTGGAACGAGAAGCGCAAGGCGTTCGTGCAGCACTACGACACGGACGTCCTCGACGCCTCCCTGCTGCTGATGCCCAAGGTGGGGTTCCTGACGCCCACCGACCCGGACTGGCTGACGACGCTCGACGCCATGGACGGCGAACTCGTCAGCGACAGCCTCGTCTACCGGTACGACCCGGCCGCGTCCCCCGACGGTCTGCGCGGCTCGGAGGGCACCTTCAACCTGTGCAGCTTCCTGTACGTCGAGGCGCTCGCCCGGGCCGGGCGGCTCACCCAGGCCCGGTACGCGTTCTCCAAGATGCTCACCTACGCCAATCACGTCGGCCTGTTCGCCGAGGAGATCGGCCCCTCGGGCGAGCAGTTGGGGAACTTCCCGCAGGCCTTCACGCACCTGGCCCTCATCGACGCGGCCCTCGCCCTGGACGAGGAACTCGACCGCGCGGCAGGCCGGCCCGGTTGA
- a CDS encoding phosphotransferase → METGELIGAGRTADVFALDGGRVVRRYRDGADATGEAAVMAYLAEHGYPVPAVWPGAEPGELVMQRLSGPTMREALVAGTLSGDEAGEMLADLLLRLHAVPPRVGAEPAHRIIHLDLHPENVFLTPDGPVVIDWATAQEGPPGLDTAMAALILAQAALTMPAAAEVARSVLPALVRRLGGTDGMLLPEARARRAANPTLTQEETAALDEAVALILAAGADAGDGVLQ, encoded by the coding sequence GTGGAGACAGGGGAGTTGATCGGGGCGGGGCGGACGGCGGATGTGTTCGCCCTCGACGGGGGCCGGGTCGTGCGGCGTTACCGCGACGGTGCGGACGCCACCGGTGAGGCGGCCGTCATGGCGTACCTGGCCGAGCACGGGTATCCGGTGCCGGCGGTGTGGCCGGGCGCGGAGCCCGGGGAGTTGGTGATGCAGCGGCTGTCGGGGCCGACGATGCGGGAGGCGCTGGTCGCGGGCACGCTCAGCGGCGACGAGGCGGGCGAGATGCTGGCTGATCTGCTGCTGCGCCTGCACGCCGTCCCACCCCGGGTCGGGGCCGAACCCGCCCACCGCATCATCCACCTCGACCTGCATCCGGAGAACGTCTTCCTCACCCCCGACGGCCCCGTGGTGATCGACTGGGCCACGGCCCAGGAGGGCCCGCCCGGCCTGGACACCGCCATGGCCGCGCTGATCCTCGCGCAGGCGGCGCTCACCATGCCGGCCGCCGCCGAGGTCGCGCGGAGTGTCCTCCCCGCCTTGGTGCGTCGACTCGGCGGCACCGACGGCATGCTGCTGCCCGAGGCCAGGGCCCGGCGGGCCGCGAACCCGACGCTCACACAGGAGGAGACCGCCGCCCTCGACGAGGCGGTCGCCCTGATCCTGGCGGCAGGAGCCGACGCCGGTGACGGCGTCCTCCAGTAG
- a CDS encoding sugar ABC transporter substrate-binding protein, with amino-acid sequence MNRAAATGSLALALASALTLTACGGSGGAGVAADAEQTLTVWAMGTEGEKLGDVAEEYEKTHSNVTVKVTPIGWDVAHQKLVAAAAAGKLPDVVQMGGTYLGEFADMGVLEPVDTKTFKEADFFPAAWQQGSYDGTAYGVPWYVDTRVLFYRTDLAEKAGIDKAPATMNELRSAAQAYQEKAGTKWGLSIQPRGLDTVQSFYPFLYSAGGAVLDDDGKPVVNSPSAVKALENYGGFFRKNLSDTSVQPGYDVTKDFNTGAVPMFLGGPWMTGLLDENYPDLKGKWAIAPVPADKASVSMAGGSSLAVSADSEHKAAATEFISFLADAKGQADWFARTNDLPAHKGAWKSGDLAKDADLQIWRRQMDTAKTPPSEPRLTEITSKVDAAIESVTQGKSGAKAALDKAQSQIEGLVK; translated from the coding sequence ATGAACCGCGCCGCCGCCACCGGGTCGCTGGCCCTCGCCCTCGCGTCAGCGCTCACCCTCACCGCCTGTGGCGGCTCGGGTGGCGCGGGCGTGGCCGCCGACGCCGAGCAGACCCTGACCGTCTGGGCCATGGGCACGGAGGGCGAGAAGCTCGGCGACGTGGCCGAGGAGTACGAGAAGACGCACTCCAACGTCACCGTCAAGGTCACACCGATCGGCTGGGACGTCGCCCACCAGAAGCTGGTCGCCGCGGCCGCCGCCGGGAAGCTGCCGGACGTGGTGCAGATGGGCGGGACCTACCTGGGCGAGTTCGCCGACATGGGGGTCCTGGAGCCGGTCGACACCAAGACCTTCAAGGAGGCGGACTTCTTCCCCGCCGCCTGGCAGCAGGGCTCGTACGACGGAACCGCCTACGGCGTGCCCTGGTACGTGGACACCCGCGTGCTGTTCTACCGCACCGACCTCGCCGAGAAGGCCGGCATCGACAAGGCCCCGGCCACGATGAACGAGCTGCGGAGCGCCGCGCAGGCGTACCAGGAGAAGGCCGGTACCAAGTGGGGCCTGTCGATCCAGCCCCGCGGCCTGGACACCGTGCAGAGCTTCTACCCGTTCCTGTACTCGGCCGGCGGTGCCGTCCTGGACGACGACGGCAAGCCGGTCGTCAACTCGCCCTCCGCCGTCAAGGCGCTGGAGAACTACGGCGGGTTCTTCCGGAAGAACCTCAGCGACACGTCCGTCCAGCCCGGCTACGACGTGACGAAGGACTTCAACACCGGCGCCGTGCCGATGTTCCTCGGCGGCCCCTGGATGACCGGTCTCCTCGACGAGAACTACCCCGACCTCAAGGGCAAGTGGGCCATCGCCCCGGTCCCGGCCGACAAGGCGTCCGTGTCCATGGCCGGCGGCTCCAGCCTCGCCGTGTCCGCAGACAGCGAGCACAAGGCCGCGGCGACCGAGTTCATCTCCTTCCTCGCCGACGCCAAGGGCCAGGCCGACTGGTTCGCGCGCACCAACGACCTCCCCGCCCACAAGGGCGCCTGGAAGTCCGGCGACCTCGCGAAGGACGCGGACCTCCAGATCTGGCGCCGGCAGATGGACACCGCCAAGACCCCGCCGTCCGAGCCCCGCCTGACCGAGATCACCTCCAAGGTCGACGCCGCGATCGAGTCCGTCACCCAGGGCAAGTCGGGCGCCAAGGCCGCCCTGGACAAGGCCCAGTCCCAGATCGAAGGCCTCGTGAAGTAA
- a CDS encoding carbohydrate ABC transporter permease, with protein sequence MSLTTGPAAPHAAVDKSPGPGHTPAPRGRRSLSRHNLTGWLFSTPFLVLFGLFMLFPIVATLLMSFTDFGARHVTRPLDAEFVGLDNYTRLFQDDTFLKALFNTAYFVVVGVPATIVLGLLAAILLNNGIDRARTFFRIGFYAPVVTTIVAVAIVWRFVLDPSDGLVASLATELGVNAPDFLGSETWAMPSLIAMAVWRNLGTVMVLCIAGLQAIPTEVREAARLDGAGAWQELRRVTVPLLRPTLLYATVITSIGYLNVFEEPFVMTQGGPSDSTLTVSLDMYREGFNFFHMGYASAMAYVLFVVIMGITLLQLRLLKDNTR encoded by the coding sequence ATGTCCCTCACGACAGGACCGGCCGCCCCCCACGCGGCCGTCGACAAGAGTCCCGGGCCCGGCCATACCCCCGCTCCGCGCGGGCGCCGGTCCCTGAGCAGGCACAACCTGACCGGGTGGCTGTTCTCCACGCCCTTCCTGGTGCTGTTCGGGCTGTTCATGCTCTTCCCGATCGTCGCGACGCTCCTGATGAGCTTCACCGACTTCGGGGCCCGCCACGTCACCCGCCCGCTGGACGCCGAGTTCGTCGGCCTGGACAACTACACCCGGCTCTTCCAGGACGACACGTTCCTCAAGGCCCTGTTCAACACGGCCTACTTCGTCGTCGTCGGCGTACCCGCCACCATCGTCCTCGGGCTGCTCGCGGCGATCCTGCTGAACAACGGCATCGACCGGGCCCGGACGTTCTTCCGGATCGGCTTCTACGCGCCCGTCGTCACGACGATCGTGGCCGTGGCCATCGTCTGGCGGTTCGTCCTCGACCCGTCCGACGGGCTGGTCGCCTCCCTCGCCACCGAACTCGGCGTGAACGCGCCGGATTTCCTCGGCTCCGAGACCTGGGCCATGCCGTCGCTCATCGCCATGGCGGTGTGGCGCAACCTCGGCACCGTGATGGTGCTGTGCATCGCCGGCCTGCAGGCGATCCCCACGGAGGTCCGCGAGGCGGCCCGGCTGGACGGGGCGGGCGCCTGGCAGGAACTGCGCCGCGTCACCGTCCCGCTGCTGCGGCCCACCCTGCTCTACGCCACCGTCATCACCTCCATCGGCTACCTCAATGTGTTCGAGGAACCGTTCGTGATGACGCAGGGCGGCCCGTCCGACTCGACGCTGACGGTGTCGCTCGACATGTACCGCGAGGGCTTCAACTTCTTCCACATGGGCTATGCCAGCGCCATGGCGTACGTCCTGTTCGTCGTGATCATGGGCATCACGTTGCTCCAGCTCCGTCTGCTGAAGGACAACACCCGATGA
- a CDS encoding carbohydrate ABC transporter permease, translating into MTAETAVKAPRPHRAGRARKPLLYAVASLGLLVMAAPFLWMALSAFKTRKDLTASPPVWIPSHWTLDNFTALLDQLDMPRYFLNSLIVAVLVTVSNLVFCSMLGYALAKLDFTGRSKVFGLVLAALMVPGNLMILPLYVLMNGMGLIDSYAGLVLPFAAGAFGVFLMRQFMLQVPDELLEAARLDGAGEWYIFWRIVMPLVKPALATLTIFTFLGSWNNFIWPLIATNDPDKYTLPVALATFANDPNRTVAGGNGMLMAGSLLVVLPVLFVFAVLQRHFTQGVATAGLK; encoded by the coding sequence ATGACCGCCGAGACAGCCGTCAAGGCACCCCGCCCGCACCGCGCCGGACGCGCCCGCAAGCCACTGCTGTACGCCGTCGCCTCGCTGGGACTGCTGGTGATGGCCGCCCCGTTCCTGTGGATGGCGCTGTCCGCGTTCAAGACCCGGAAGGACCTCACGGCGAGCCCGCCCGTGTGGATCCCCAGCCACTGGACGCTGGACAACTTCACCGCCCTGCTCGACCAGCTCGACATGCCGCGGTACTTCCTGAACTCGCTGATCGTCGCCGTCCTGGTGACGGTGAGCAACCTGGTGTTCTGCTCGATGCTCGGCTACGCGCTGGCCAAGCTCGACTTCACCGGCCGCTCCAAGGTCTTCGGCCTGGTCCTGGCCGCCCTCATGGTCCCCGGCAACCTCATGATCCTGCCGCTGTACGTCCTGATGAACGGCATGGGCCTGATCGACAGCTACGCGGGCCTGGTGCTGCCGTTCGCGGCCGGCGCCTTCGGGGTGTTCCTGATGCGGCAGTTCATGCTCCAGGTCCCCGACGAACTGCTCGAGGCGGCCCGGCTCGACGGCGCGGGGGAGTGGTACATCTTCTGGCGGATCGTGATGCCGCTGGTCAAGCCCGCCCTCGCCACGCTGACGATCTTCACCTTCCTCGGGTCCTGGAACAACTTCATCTGGCCCCTGATCGCCACCAACGACCCCGACAAGTACACGCTGCCGGTGGCGCTGGCGACCTTCGCCAACGATCCCAACCGGACCGTCGCCGGCGGCAACGGCATGCTGATGGCCGGCTCCCTGCTCGTGGTCCTCCCGGTCCTGTTCGTCTTCGCCGTCCTGCAACGGCACTTCACTCAGGGCGTGGCCACGGCCGGCCTCAAGTAG
- a CDS encoding glycoside hydrolase family 1 protein: MTHRTTPFPDGFLWGASTAGHQIEGNNVNSDWWRKEHDPAAGIEEPSLDACDSYHRWDEDMDLLAELGFTDYRFGVEWSRIEPVPGTFSRAEIAHYRRMVEGAIARGLRPMVTLHHFTVPQWFEDRGGWTADGAADLFARYVEHCAPIIADGVPYVCTINEPNMIAVMAGAKKAGDQGFPPAGLPTPDEETTQAIIAAHHAAVKTLRDRHPDVKVGWTIANQVYQALPGAEQVTADYRHPREDVFIEAARGDDWIGVQSYTRTKIGADGPIPAPEDAERTLTQWEYYPTAVGHALRHTAAVLGDDTPLIVTENGIATADDSRRVDYYTGALDAVAACLDDGIDVRGYLAWSALDNYEWGSYRPTFGLIAVDPVTFARTAKPSAAWLGGLGRDRVLPRIDD, from the coding sequence ATGACGCACCGCACCACCCCCTTCCCCGACGGCTTCCTGTGGGGTGCCTCCACCGCCGGACACCAGATCGAGGGGAACAACGTCAACAGCGACTGGTGGCGCAAGGAGCACGACCCCGCCGCCGGCATCGAGGAGCCCAGCCTCGACGCCTGCGACAGCTACCACCGCTGGGACGAGGACATGGACCTCCTCGCCGAGCTGGGCTTCACCGACTACCGCTTCGGCGTCGAGTGGTCCCGTATCGAGCCGGTCCCCGGCACCTTCTCCCGGGCCGAGATCGCCCACTACCGCCGGATGGTCGAGGGCGCGATCGCCCGGGGCCTGCGCCCCATGGTGACCCTGCACCACTTCACCGTCCCGCAGTGGTTCGAGGACCGCGGCGGCTGGACCGCGGACGGCGCCGCCGACCTCTTCGCCCGCTACGTCGAGCACTGCGCGCCGATCATCGCCGACGGCGTGCCGTACGTCTGCACCATCAACGAACCCAACATGATCGCCGTGATGGCCGGCGCCAAGAAGGCCGGCGACCAGGGCTTCCCGCCCGCAGGGCTGCCCACGCCCGACGAGGAGACCACGCAGGCGATCATCGCCGCGCATCACGCGGCCGTGAAGACGCTGCGCGACCGGCACCCCGACGTCAAGGTCGGCTGGACCATCGCGAACCAGGTGTACCAGGCTCTCCCCGGCGCCGAGCAGGTCACCGCCGACTACCGTCACCCGCGCGAGGACGTCTTCATCGAGGCGGCCCGCGGCGACGACTGGATCGGCGTCCAGTCCTACACCCGCACCAAGATCGGCGCCGACGGCCCGATCCCCGCGCCCGAGGACGCCGAACGCACCCTCACACAGTGGGAGTACTACCCGACGGCCGTCGGCCACGCGCTGCGGCACACCGCCGCCGTGCTGGGCGACGACACGCCGCTGATCGTCACCGAGAACGGCATCGCCACCGCCGACGACAGCCGCCGGGTCGACTACTACACCGGCGCCCTCGACGCGGTCGCCGCCTGCCTCGACGACGGCATCGACGTCCGCGGCTACCTCGCCTGGAGCGCCCTCGACAACTACGAGTGGGGCTCCTACCGGCCCACCTTCGGGCTCATCGCCGTGGACCCCGTCACCTTCGCCCGCACGGCCAAGCCGTCGGCCGCCTGGCTGGGCGGCCTCGGCCGCGACCGCGTGCTGCCCCGCATCGACGACTGA
- a CDS encoding glucoamylase family protein, with translation MNRRRFITSAAGTAAALTCATPLTAHAAPAAPDDRLLKQWFAATYRSMEAMTTELGLATDKIDVSGTGTPVPSAQTSPTNIGCGLWTTVAAAGLGLISEPTMHRRLDRALSAVERLERAHGFWFNWYDAHDGSLLTAWPETGDPVRPFLSTVDNAWLVTGLRIAAHADPALRTRVGALLADADWSYFYTPYDAADPVAGPGQLRGGYWPDKPGRGEPTGHHYGALNTEPRMASYLGIADGSLPPDHYWHLFRTLLPGAGQEQEPSGAYTDIDGVRVWEGHYTYRRLDVVPTWGGSMFEALMVPLFVPESAWSPRSWGLTHQRYVRAQIEHGLAEQGYGYWGFSPASVPEGGYREYGVDAIGMQEDGYHSLGVVTPHAAFLALEQAPTQAVANLKGLDRAFGAYDDRYGFRDSVDVTTGRVSDFVLALDQGMVIAALAQRLRPGLLQAPFRTGGFASRVRPLLRKERFSI, from the coding sequence ATGAACCGCCGCCGCTTCATCACCTCCGCCGCCGGCACCGCCGCGGCCCTCACCTGCGCCACCCCGCTCACCGCCCACGCCGCGCCCGCCGCCCCGGACGACCGTCTGCTGAAGCAGTGGTTCGCCGCGACCTACCGCTCGATGGAGGCCATGACGACCGAACTCGGCCTGGCCACCGACAAGATCGACGTCAGCGGCACCGGCACCCCCGTCCCCTCCGCGCAGACCTCGCCGACCAACATCGGCTGCGGACTGTGGACCACGGTCGCCGCCGCCGGACTCGGCCTCATCTCCGAGCCGACCATGCACCGCCGTCTGGACCGCGCCCTGAGCGCCGTCGAACGGCTCGAACGCGCCCACGGGTTCTGGTTCAACTGGTACGACGCCCACGACGGCTCCCTGCTGACCGCCTGGCCGGAGACCGGCGACCCGGTCCGGCCCTTCCTGTCCACCGTCGACAACGCGTGGCTGGTCACCGGACTGCGCATCGCCGCCCACGCCGACCCCGCCCTGCGCACCCGCGTCGGCGCGCTCCTCGCCGACGCGGACTGGTCGTACTTCTACACCCCGTACGACGCGGCGGACCCCGTCGCCGGACCGGGCCAGCTGCGCGGCGGCTACTGGCCGGACAAGCCCGGCAGGGGCGAGCCCACCGGCCACCACTACGGGGCGCTCAACACCGAGCCCCGCATGGCCAGTTACCTCGGCATCGCGGACGGCTCGCTGCCGCCCGACCACTACTGGCACCTCTTCCGCACCCTGCTACCCGGAGCCGGCCAGGAGCAGGAGCCGAGCGGTGCCTACACCGACATCGACGGCGTGCGGGTGTGGGAGGGGCACTACACCTACCGGCGCCTCGACGTCGTCCCCACCTGGGGCGGCTCGATGTTCGAGGCGCTGATGGTCCCCCTCTTCGTGCCCGAGTCCGCGTGGTCGCCGCGCTCCTGGGGCCTGACCCACCAGCGGTACGTCCGCGCCCAGATCGAGCACGGCCTGGCCGAACAGGGCTACGGCTACTGGGGTTTCTCCCCGGCCTCCGTCCCCGAGGGCGGCTACCGCGAGTACGGCGTCGACGCGATCGGCATGCAGGAGGACGGCTACCACTCGCTCGGCGTCGTCACCCCGCACGCCGCCTTCCTCGCCCTCGAACAGGCGCCCACCCAGGCGGTCGCCAACCTCAAGGGCCTGGACCGGGCCTTCGGCGCCTATGACGACCGCTACGGCTTCCGGGACTCGGTCGACGTCACCACCGGACGCGTCAGCGACTTCGTCCTCGCGCTCGACCAGGGCATGGTCATCGCCGCGCTGGCCCAGCGGCTGCGCCCCGGCCTGCTCCAGGCCCCGTTCCGCACCGGCGGGTTCGCGAGCCGGGTGCGGCCCCTGCTGCGCAAGGAGCGGTTCTCGATCTGA